In the Cucurbita pepo subsp. pepo cultivar mu-cu-16 chromosome LG17, ASM280686v2, whole genome shotgun sequence genome, AAAGCTCGGAAGGAATATATAGTGATATGGTGATTATTGACAAACTCACCAAGTTTGCTTACTTTCTGCAAGGAAATGTAGTCGGGTTTCCATATTATATCTCCTGAAATTCACTTATAATGACAATATCCAAGCAACCATTGACATGACATGATTCGAGACCTTTGTACGAAAACGATGCAGGTCCCGGCCAATACATTAGAGCTAGAAATAGGTGATCGATATATTGTTAATATCGTGCAAGGTAGGTGGACGTGAACTATTGATACTCAAATTGGTTCAAGCCAATCACGAAATCAATCGTGCAAAAGATCAGAACAAGAATGAACCAAGTGCAAGTGAGTACGTTTTTAGATATCCATTAATATAGAATCGTGAGCCACGTTATTAAGTGAACGGCTTTCGAGCTAAAGCACATTGCCATAGCCTATCAAAtgccctctctctctctctttcacctCAACAAACCCCAACTTACAAggaatcaaaattcaattaaaaacaaacaaaccttcTCAACTCCCATTAATGCCTTTTCTTGACACCATCACTCTTCCGATCATTCTTCCCCCCTTCGCCGCCCACTCCACTTCATCACTCACCTCCGTCCACGGCGGCTCACGAACGCCCGCAATCTCCATGCTGGTGATTCTTCCTTCTCTAACTTACCCATTTGGTTTTTAATAATAACCccatcgttttttttttttgttgcccTTGATCAGAAATTCTGGCTTGCTGCTCAAGAAAACACTCGTTTGATTCATGGGAAGGAGAAACTGGTACGATTCTATCATCTGGGTGgtgttcttttgtttattgatGTTGATTTCATGCTCTGTTTCGTTTAAAGATGCCGATTCTCTTGGTGGGTTTGTTCATAAATATACGAATAATGCTCTGTCAAAACCTAGAACAGGGGTTGTTTATAACATCACTCTGCCTTCAAATTTTTCGGGGATTGAAGTTTCTTATGTTAGATTGATGAGTATTAGTTTCTGGGTTAGTGGAGAAAATTTGAGTTGGATATCCATTCCGCCAAGAATCACTCCAATCCCTTATGTAAAGAGAATAGCCATAGTTTTTGAGAATTTGGGGAATTGGTCTTCAAGTTTCTATCAAGTTCCTGGTTATACTCTTGTTGCCCCTGTTCTTGGCTTCACTTTTTATGATTCCACTTCAAATTCCAGCACATTAACCAATCGAAAACTGAATTTGTTCTTCATGGGAAGACAACCCATTTTGGTGAGGTTTCCTGAAGTGAAATTGGGAGAAATGgatgtgaagaagaagctacAATGTGTGAAATTTGGAGATGGTGGGGGTTTTGAATTGAAGAACATGACAAAGCCAAGGTTGTGTTCTGTCACTGATTATGGCCATTTTTCTCTTGTTGTTCCAAATTCTtcaatggagaagaagaagaagaagaagaagaagaagaagaagaaggtgtGGGAATGGTGGGTGGTTGGGTTTGGATGTGGTCTGGTTGGGTTAGCTTTGGTGGGTTTAGTTTTAATGGCGGTTTTGAGGTTTGTGAGGAGGAAGAACATTAAGGATATGGAGAAGGTGTCTGACAGAGGAGAGAGTTTCGGTACAGTTTGGATCGGGAAAAGTAGACTGCCTTCTGCATCAGTGGTAAGAACACAACCCGCTCTTGAAAATAGTTACATTccttgattctttttcttctttgaccGTGTAATGAGATAAAGAACGTTTAAACGAACGATATAATCGGTAGAATTTTTGACTCTCGAAGTGTAGAGTTGTCGAAAAGATTCATTTATTAGCTTCTTTAGGatatattaaaagagaaatgaatACTACCGTTGACGATCTCATGATAAACACCGAGTTTTTTATGAGACGACTTACCAGATGAAGAGTTATTGGGCTCTCGATCATGGCCACGGCAAGGTTGGGTACCATATTTAAGATCTGTAACGATATCAAATCAAAACGAAGTGAAGCCCTTGTAATGAACTTAATATTGTACTAGCCAATTTACTCGATATGAATGACTAAAAATGTTATCTTTTTTTACGCGTCGTgttggaaaaatatttttgataaattaaaatatattttttttaattttttttatattcaatagCCGTTTGAAAATGGTTTAAATGGGTACTAACTTGGGTACAAACGCGGTTTGATTTTACACGATAAAACTTGGGTACTAACTTTAACTCAGACCTAATCTAAGACAAGCGTAGATTTTTCAACCCTTATTTTGCATCCGTCTTTCGAGGAGCTCATTGAAGACATACCTTGAAAAAGAAGGGACATTTTGAATTCTTAAGCAGATAATCGTTTCGTTAATATCGTCTCATCTTTCCTTTCGACTCCTAATATTTGAATTGGAATAATCaagtttttcatatcattccACTCCTCTTTTCTCCCGATTTTTCTTACTTGtcactacttttttttttttttgtttaaaattattttcctagaatttaatgaaatatttaaaaattcctACATATGGGAGAACTCATGCTTCATTCGAGGTTTTCAGGCCAGAAAAGGGAAGTTGGCTTTGTGACGATGCTGGTTCGTAGATAATAAAGGGTTTTCATTGTTTAATATTCCTCAAAACAATTTTGACTTCTTACACGCATGGGAACGTGGTAGCTCTTAACCTTTTCAAATGATGTCAAAgcaagaaatttaattttagaaggtttttattttatgtcgCTCTAACAAAAATTTGATCTAAGTTGGTCGATGAatgtcaataaaatatatatttattggtttTGTGGAACAAATCTTTGTGAGACCAACAAAGAAAGTTGCAATTATTTACCATGTGAATAAAATACGGaaggtaaaataattatggaaaatgaaaacatgtaCGACTCAAGCTGAAATGAGAGCAAAACTATTGTGGCCGGTCGGATTTGGGTCCAAATCTCGATGGCTAAAACATGGAATTCTCATCACTAACCTGCCGCCACATATTGGTCAAGTTTTCACTACCAATACTTGAAATTACTTGAAAGAATCTCAACTATTAATAATCTATCCTATGATCACACAATCTAAAACTGGTATCTTGGtaacaatttcatttcttagaGTGTCAAGAACCAACCTACTATCTCATACCCCAACTCTGAATCTGAGTATCTTGCTCTTACCATGATTGCTATTGAACTTCTTTGGCTTATGCATCTTTCGCACTATCTCAAGGTTCCAATTTTACAGTAGTCCTTGTTGTGTCTGCGATAACAAAACTGCTATTTTTGAGATTCAATCTAGTTTCTATATCTCATTTGACCATTGAATATAGGCTAATATCTTGTATTATAGAGGATTTTTGGCTTTTCATTACAATTTATCatatttatcatatttatcatatttgatcATTGATCATATGCTAATATCGTGCATCTATATATTGctcttttcatttccatttgaTCTTATTTGAttatctaaataattgtaaatataGAACTCTCACCATCCAGGAATGGTTCTAGAACATATTCTCATAAAGCACGTAAAACAAAAGGCTAAGGCTCCCCATCATGCAAAAAATTCTAGAGAACATGGTAACTAAATCTACCGTCATACATGAACATTCAAGTAGGTTTGGTCACCTAACATAGTTTTCATGTGTCGAGAATTAAAGTTCCTCTATTCAAAAGTTCTCTCCCCTCAAGTTGTTCTTactctttctttaatttgtttcGATATATATTGATCGTGGGTCATTTCCAACAATTTTTGTCAACAGTTGCATGTTGCGTATGAGCATGATCTTTTAACTGTTCCACTATTCTCAACTCCTTCGTAAGATCCTTGATATGCTTCTCCAACCGGTCGTTATTCTCTAATACTAAAATTCCATCGAATTTAAGGTTCTTAAATCGGTTTGAAGATTCACAGGGGGGAAGAAGACTGAACCTGTGACtaagcatcataactcatacataatcatatactagtatatgataTCATACGATACAATAAAtgataactcatacaatttctagTCACTATCCGATAAGCTTAGGTAGGATTTGTTGGAGATAGGGATTGAGGGAGGTTACAGCTTATTTTGCGGGTTGTTACAATGATGACATCACTATTATATCACCGCCTGTGCATCAGCAATTACATCACTGCTGAcgcaataaatatatattatatattttcctttcctttttcttttttctttttctttttcctttttctctttctttcccaaAAATGTTCTTCCCCCATTTGCCGGCGTCAGGTCATACAAtggaatatattaaattatagttattattattattcaatatatatttaattaattcttataaaaaaaaattattaaagaaatgaattacttatttactaacattattatttaattagttgaaaatatttttaagttttaattaatcaattaatattaattgacTTACCTAGTATAGAGTTTATTTTccataattgattaattaatttttggaatatattaaattagcCCCTTCATTATTAATAtaccataattaaaaaaaaaagattcaaattaaatttataatgaataataataataactataattaattaaaactaattaaatattctattGTATTACATAAATTCTTTTCTGAATcatttcttttactattttatcaataattatcataattatataaattcgtcaaaaaataatttagccatgaatttaatttttttacaaaatagagtaatataataaaattattggaatAATCGGtgggaataaaaaaaaatatttttttttatttatataaaattttgatagtgTTTTCATGTAACATTAAACACAATTATACGATTCTCTCGTACATTATATTCTCCAATATCTTATTATCAGACATACGAACACGGGtagtatatataattataattataataataataataattattattattttgtttaaaagtttgtaatttaagtaaaaaaagaaaaagaaaagttgtaTAAGGTAATCAATTTCCTTCCCCACATTGCTAAAGAAAGAAACCATGTTGTGTTTTGTGTTGTCTTGTGCTCGAAATTTGTAGCTATAAAAAGGGGAAGAACGTATGAACATTCACACCCACCAAGTCCAACACATCTATCAATTACATGGCACAATCACACCCACATGTGCTCTTCGTAGCATTAGCCACCCACGGCCACTTCAATCCAGGCCTTCACTTAGCCAACACCCTCTCTCACGGCGGCGTTAATGTAACCTTCGCCACCTCCTCCTCCGTCCGCCACCGTCTCCCCAAACTTCCCTCCTCCCCAAACCTCtacttctccttcttctccgACGGCCAAGACGACGGCTTTAAGCTCGGTAACGACGTCGTTCCATTCCTCTCACAATTCGAGCGCCAAGCCTCCATAGCCATCCGACAAACCATCCTCAAATCCAAAGCTAATGGAAAGCCcttctcttttgttgtttACTCTTTGTTAACTCCATGGATGGCGGAAGTGGCTCGTTCATTTGATCTCCCTTCCGCTCTCTTTTGGAACCAATCCGCCGCCGTTTTTGCAATTTATTATCACTTCTTCAATGGCTATAAAGACATTATTGGAAACGCTTTCTCCCATCCTTCTATTAAAATTCACTTACCCGGGCTTCCTTTGTTGGACTCTAAACAACTTCCCTCTCTATGCAACCCGGCAAACTCCAACTCTTTTGTCCTTAAACTCTACGAAACACACTTCCATGTCATCAAACAAGAACCccatttgaagattttaatCAACACGTTTGATGATTTGGAGCACGATGTTTTGAGAGCGATTAGTGTTGAATTGATCCCAATTGGGCCTGTGTtgccttctctttctttctttcacccTACCAATTCTATGGATTTGAAACCCTACATTGGGTGGCTGAATTCCAAACCCAAATCCTCGGTTGTGTACGTGTCGTTCGGGAGCATTGCGGCGGTGTCGACGGCTCAATTGGAGGAGATAGCTAGAGGGTTATTGGATTCAAAGCTGCCATTTTTATGGGTGATGAGGAAAAGGAGCGATGGTGATGAAGGGGATTTAGTGAGCTGCCGAGAAGAGCTGGTGGCTAAAGGGAAGATAGTTACGTGGTGTTCGCAACTTGAGGTGTTGTTGCATCCATCGGTTGGGTGTTTCTTGACGCATTGTGGTTGGAATTCTTCGTTGGAGAGCATTGCTTGTGGTGTGTCGGTGGTGGCGTTTCCGCAATGGACGGATCAATCCACCAATGCGAGGATCATTGAGGAGTCGTCTAAGAGTGGAGTGAGGTTGAGAATGAATGATGATGGGATTGTTGAGAGGGGAGAGATTAAGAAATGCTTGGACCTTGTCATGGGCGATGGTGTTGAGGGGGAGAGTTTGAGAAGGAATGCTTTAAAATGGAAGGACTTGGCCAACCATGCCACCACTAAGGGAGGTTCTTCCAATGCCAACGTTAGCTcgtttcttgattttgtgtGTAATGGTGGCAACTGTTAAGAATATCGGTTTAGGATGTCTCTCAATAATTTATGTTTAGATTTAAATCACATGTCtagttttaaaaatgagaaacaaaaatgggATCAAAAGTTTAATCCTCGTTATTGTTCACAGTGTTTGAATAGAATACAATCTACCCAGTAATAAATCAACCtctgaaattttgaagttggTTCGGGCGGAttcaaccaaaaacaaaattttaatatttaagaacTTGAAGATCAATCTTTCTCTACTGCTCTCATACTATGTTAAGGACGAGAAACATAAGTTCTTCTGTTTTTCCTCTACTGTTCTGATACTATGATactatgttaagaatgagaaacataagTTCTTCTATTCTTCCTCTACTGCTCTGATACTatattaagaatgagaaacataagttcttctgttcttcctctattgataccatgttaagaatgagaaacataagttcttctgttcttcctctattgataccatgttaagaatgagaaacataaatttttctgttcttcctctactgctatgatattatgttaagaatgagaaacagaaGTTCTTCGGTTCTTCCTCtactgataccatgttaagaatgagaaacagaaattctt is a window encoding:
- the LOC111779082 gene encoding uncharacterized protein LOC111779082, which codes for MGRRNWYDSIIWVVFFCLLMLISCSVSFKDADSLGGFVHKYTNNALSKPRTGVVYNITLPSNFSGIEVSYVRLMSISFWVSGENLSWISIPPRITPIPYVKRIAIVFENLGNWSSSFYQVPGYTLVAPVLGFTFYDSTSNSSTLTNRKLNLFFMGRQPILVRFPEVKLGEMDVKKKLQCVKFGDGGGFELKNMTKPRLCSVTDYGHFSLVVPNSSMEKKKKKKKKKKKKVWEWWVVGFGCGLVGLALVGLVLMAVLRFVRRKNIKDMEKVSDRGESFGTVWIGKSRLPSASVVRTQPALENSYIP
- the LOC111778863 gene encoding crocetin glucosyltransferase, chloroplastic-like, with amino-acid sequence MAQSHPHVLFVALATHGHFNPGLHLANTLSHGGVNVTFATSSSVRHRLPKLPSSPNLYFSFFSDGQDDGFKLGNDVVPFLSQFERQASIAIRQTILKSKANGKPFSFVVYSLLTPWMAEVARSFDLPSALFWNQSAAVFAIYYHFFNGYKDIIGNAFSHPSIKIHLPGLPLLDSKQLPSLCNPANSNSFVLKLYETHFHVIKQEPHLKILINTFDDLEHDVLRAISVELIPIGPVLPSLSFFHPTNSMDLKPYIGWLNSKPKSSVVYVSFGSIAAVSTAQLEEIARGLLDSKLPFLWVMRKRSDGDEGDLVSCREELVAKGKIVTWCSQLEVLLHPSVGCFLTHCGWNSSLESIACGVSVVAFPQWTDQSTNARIIEESSKSGVRLRMNDDGIVERGEIKKCLDLVMGDGVEGESLRRNALKWKDLANHATTKGGSSNANVSSFLDFVCNGGNC